TGTATGAAACTTAACAAGTGTAAAATCTGTGTGTGGTTATGATTTATGAGATTTCAATAACAATGTTTTCTTTTGACATAGAATTCAGCAGTGTCATTACACAATTTCTGCATTTTATATTACTTTTACTTTAAAATGTTGCATAGATATATACTAGAAGTGATCGTGATTGCCTACAACTTCAAAATTCTTAttatgacaaaaataaataaataaataaataatcttaAGAAGGCGTGATCCAGGCATCTTTTAAACTATTTTCATAAGTCCGAAAATTCAATTAAGAACCAGTAATAGTCTTGTCCTTATTATGTACAGATAAGGTGAACAATGTCAACGTGAACTAGAATACTAAATTCTATTTGAAAATTTCATTTCTGTGATAGGACACATTTGACATATTTAAAATCTTCATGATTATCTTACAGAAGACTCTTATCATAATTCATCATGTCTAATCTAAACAATataacattttttcttttttcttttgttaataattACTTAGTAATATCCTCTTAAATCATTCCCTTGTTTCATCACTTGGGACTTGCCTGAATCTTGAGCATAATAGCTATCATCCATTTCAACCATTTGAGTTTTGACAAGAGGATCCACTATTCCAATGTTGTCAACACTATTGCTATGTTGAAATATTTCAAAGGTTGATGAGTTGTTGTAGGATCCATCAGACAATAGCTGTGAGATTGGACCAAAGTAATTCATGTCCAAAAGATAAGTAAGGGAACAAGTCCTTGGAagattcttcatcatcatcaactcCTTCTGATCATCATTGTtggttgatgcatttagattaATTTGAACCGTTGTTGGGTATTCCTGTCCTTGATCCAATGCTTTAGCAGCATGTTTTTTCTTATATATCCTACACAAGACGCAGTCATCCAGCTGATGACAGAAATATCAGTTACAAATTGAACATAACAATTGAAACATATAGTTAAAAGATTGGAAGTCTTACTCTCATAGAACCAGTGGTCCTGCTGTTGTGATTAGATTGTTGAAGAAGACGATATTCGTGCATAATCCAATCAGTCTTGATCCCCTTTGGAGGTCTACCCTTGTAGAAAACCAAGGCCTTCTTGACACCAACATGCTTACACTTGCTGTAAATAGCCTTGTCTGTCCCTGTGGCCTTCCAATACCCAGAAACCGTTGCGCGGTTCGGCCGAACCCCATTGGGATACTTCCTGTCCCTTGGGCTAAAGAAGTACCATTCTTTCTCCCCAAACTCAGCCTTCCCTGGCAATTCCCATGGATCAAATTTGTAGATGTCAACTTCAGGGATGATGGAAGCAGGGCAGGGCTTTGATGTTGCTTGGTTACAAAGGTAATACACAATTAGCTCCTCATCTGTTGGGTGGAATCTAAACCCTGGTGGTAGTAGTTCACAACTTTTACTACTTCCTTCCATTGTTGTTATGTGAAATTGAACAAGCTAAGGAGTTTGAACTGTTTGCAATGAGATGTGTGTTCCTTTTATGTGAGGGTCTCTTTGTCGTTTTGTGAAGTTGCATGGATTTAATTGATTGATAGACAACactttgttattgttatacCTAGTCATCTGGCAATGCCTTGCCGTTATCCATTTGGGGAAGGGGACCATTACaagatatatttaatttgtgttttatttaataattttgacgtttaattttaatcataaaatttaagaataattgGAATCAACGGTTATTGGCCACGTGATTGATTATCTCTGATTCTTTGAATCTAAACAAAGCACGTCTTTATCCATATTGGGTTTcatttccattcaattcaactAGTTCCAGTTCCACCCACTCTGGAATATTATTGTGCATGCAGCAGTCAGCGGATCATTTTCTGAATCCTTGGATCTCTGAAGTTGTTATATTGAGAATGATTTGGCCGAACCAATAACAACAAAATCATTGTAGTCCACGAAATAATCTTAAAAGAACAAAGTTttaaatatacaataataaGCGGTGCTGTGTTGTGTAAATGAATGTATGAACTCAGCAATGACGAAAGTATTTCTCCCTCCTTTTTATTTCTACGTGTGGAGTGAGTGGGGACTACCGCATCAAAGCAAAGCAAAATAATAATGTACAAAATTGAGTTACCCACTAGGCACTATGCAGTAGCATTCTTTTGGATCATCATCTTCTAAAGGAGTTACAAGTTTTAAACGTGGTTCAAACATATCTTAATTAGCTATAGTTTGGTGTGAACATATATATAGTCTCCTACTATCTCGCTTTGCAGAAAACTAGGCGTGTTCGCCGTGTAATTTAAATTGAGTAAATAGTCAAAATCGTCCCTTAAAGATATTTCGATATTTATTTTAGTCTTCGGAAGATAAAGTTAATCAAAATCGTTCCCAAAAGATATACGATTGGTCACGTTAGTCTTTCCGTCAGTTGGATGATGACGTGTCACGTTAAGTGCCACGTGGGATATAATGATATAGAGGGCTGATACCACGTGTCACAAGATGATTGGTTGACGTGTCAGATCAGTGACACCTGGCATGCTACGTGTCAGATTAGTGACCCGTGGCATGCCACGTGGcacttgacatgtaaaaaagttatttatgatCAAAATAATCCTTGAAAGTTCAGACGTAAGTAATTTTCattcctaaaattttaaaaattaatcaaattagtccttatatatatattttattttttcttgataatattaaattaaatttttttatactactaattttaatagaaatgtaattgacaataaaaaaattagtaattgtatcttttctttttaaaaattttttcaataaaattatctctctcctttaattcttgtcaaaatctctcttattcttttctattctaaaacatttttcttacattattaCATTTTTTATGGAAGATGTCAATAATTTTCAACTTGGATAAGTTTcgatgaaattgaa
The genomic region above belongs to Arachis duranensis cultivar V14167 chromosome 3, aradu.V14167.gnm2.J7QH, whole genome shotgun sequence and contains:
- the LOC107481204 gene encoding NAC domain-containing protein 2 — protein: MEGSSKSCELLPPGFRFHPTDEELIVYYLCNQATSKPCPASIIPEVDIYKFDPWELPGKAEFGEKEWYFFSPRDRKYPNGVRPNRATVSGYWKATGTDKAIYSKCKHVGVKKALVFYKGRPPKGIKTDWIMHEYRLLQQSNHNSRTTGSMRLDDCVLCRIYKKKHAAKALDQGQEYPTTVQINLNASTNNDDQKELMMMKNLPRTCSLTYLLDMNYFGPISQLLSDGSYNNSSTFEIFQHSNSVDNIGIVDPLVKTQMVEMDDSYYAQDSGKSQVMKQGNDLRGYY